Proteins from one Deinococcus actinosclerus genomic window:
- the msrB gene encoding peptide-methionine (R)-S-oxide reductase MsrB produces the protein MTDKPFVKPSDAELRERLTPMQYSVTQHEGTERAFTGEYWDHTEEGIYVDVVSGEPLFSSLDKYDAGCGWPSFTRPIPSVTLTENTDYKIGYARTEVRSAVADSHLGHVFPDGPREHGGLRYCINSAAMRFVPVSELEAQGYGEYRQLFS, from the coding sequence ATGACTGACAAGCCGTTCGTGAAACCGTCGGATGCGGAGCTGCGGGAGCGGCTGACGCCCATGCAGTACAGCGTGACCCAGCACGAGGGCACCGAGCGGGCCTTCACCGGGGAGTACTGGGATCACACGGAAGAGGGCATCTACGTGGACGTGGTGAGCGGCGAGCCGCTGTTCTCCAGCCTGGACAAGTACGACGCGGGGTGCGGGTGGCCCAGCTTCACGCGCCCGATTCCCAGCGTGACGCTGACGGAGAATACCGATTACAAGATCGGGTACGCGCGCACCGAGGTCCGGTCGGCCGTGGCGGATTCGCACCTGGGGCACGTGTTCCCGGACGGCCCGCGTGAGCACGGGGGGCTGCGCTACTGCATCAACTCGGCCGCCATGCGCTTCGTGCCTGTCTCGGAGCTGGAGGCGCAGGGGTACGGCGAGTACCGGCAGCTGTTCTCGTAA
- a CDS encoding acyl-CoA carboxylase subunit beta — translation MTKAGVELQELIAAMEQRRTRVEQGGGAERLKKQKAGGKLTARERIDALLDPGSFLEMGTFVEHRGGRLMQGVDAPGEGVVTGRGTIDGRQVFVFSQDFTVLGGSLGKMNAAKITKIMDMAARTGCPVIGLNDSAGARIQEGVDSLSGYGEIFYRNAIYSGAVPQISAILGPCAGGAVYSPALTDFILMSEGSSYMFITGPEVIKSVTREDVTFDQLGGADVHTRKSGVAHLAYDGDEAVLAGIRDLLGYLPQNAHEKAPAHPSQDPATRTNERLLDIVVPDQRKPYAMHDVIHELVDDGTFLEIQPNWAKNIVVGFARLNGESVGIVANNPRVMAGTLNIDASDKAARFIRTCDCYNIPILTLVDVTGFLPGVAQEHAGIIRHGAKMLYAYAEATVPKVTLITRKSYGGAYLAMNSRDMGADVVYAWPTAAVAVMGAEGAANIVYRRDIQSSDNPDATRAQKIAEYKDAFDNPYVAAAKGYIDDVIPMEDTRRVLIQTFEMLRDKEEARPYKKHGNIPL, via the coding sequence ATGACGAAAGCGGGCGTGGAGTTACAGGAACTGATCGCGGCGATGGAGCAGCGCCGCACGCGGGTCGAACAGGGCGGCGGCGCGGAGCGCCTGAAGAAACAGAAGGCCGGTGGGAAACTCACGGCCCGCGAGCGGATCGACGCGCTGCTGGACCCCGGCAGCTTCCTGGAGATGGGCACCTTCGTCGAGCACCGCGGCGGCCGCCTGATGCAGGGCGTGGACGCCCCCGGCGAGGGCGTCGTGACCGGGCGCGGCACCATCGACGGGCGGCAGGTGTTCGTGTTCAGCCAGGACTTCACGGTGCTGGGCGGTTCTTTAGGCAAGATGAACGCCGCGAAGATCACCAAGATCATGGACATGGCCGCCAGGACCGGCTGCCCGGTGATCGGCCTGAACGACAGCGCCGGGGCGCGCATCCAGGAAGGCGTGGACTCCCTGAGCGGCTACGGCGAGATCTTCTACCGGAACGCGATCTACTCGGGCGCGGTGCCGCAGATCAGCGCGATCCTGGGGCCCTGCGCGGGCGGCGCGGTGTACTCCCCGGCGCTGACGGACTTCATCCTGATGAGCGAGGGCAGCAGCTACATGTTCATCACGGGGCCCGAGGTCATCAAGTCCGTCACGCGCGAGGACGTCACCTTCGACCAGCTGGGCGGCGCGGACGTCCACACCCGCAAGAGTGGCGTCGCCCACCTCGCGTACGACGGCGACGAGGCCGTCCTGGCGGGCATCCGGGACCTGCTGGGGTACCTGCCGCAGAACGCGCACGAGAAGGCCCCCGCGCACCCCAGCCAGGACCCCGCCACCCGCACGAACGAGCGGCTGCTGGACATCGTCGTGCCGGACCAGCGCAAACCGTACGCGATGCACGACGTGATCCACGAACTCGTGGACGACGGCACCTTCCTGGAAATCCAGCCGAACTGGGCGAAGAACATCGTCGTGGGCTTCGCGCGCCTGAACGGCGAGTCGGTGGGCATCGTGGCGAACAATCCGCGCGTCATGGCGGGCACGCTGAACATTGATGCGTCGGACAAGGCCGCGCGGTTCATCCGCACCTGCGACTGCTACAACATCCCCATCCTGACGCTGGTGGACGTCACGGGCTTCCTGCCGGGCGTGGCGCAGGAACACGCCGGGATCATCCGGCACGGCGCGAAGATGCTCTACGCCTACGCCGAGGCGACCGTCCCCAAGGTCACCCTGATCACCCGCAAGAGCTACGGCGGGGCGTACCTCGCCATGAACAGCCGCGACATGGGCGCCGACGTCGTGTACGCCTGGCCGACCGCCGCCGTGGCCGTCATGGGCGCCGAGGGCGCGGCGAACATCGTGTACCGCCGCGACATTCAAAGCAGCGACAACCCCGACGCGACCCGCGCGCAGAAGATCGCCGAGTACAAGGACGCCTTCGACAACCCCTACGTCGCCGCCGCCAAGGGCTACATCGACGACGTGATCCCCATGGAGGACACGAGGCGCGTCCTGATCCAGACCTTCGAGATGCTCCGCGACAAGGAAGAAGCGCGGCCCTACAAGAAACACGGCAACATTCCGCTGTAA